The segment CCGGGCTTCACTTCAAAGCGCAGGTCCCGCAGCACGAGAAAGGCACCGTAACCGGCGCTCAGGCCGCGCACCTGCAGGTGGGCGTGCTTTTCGTCTCCCAGCACGAAGGGGGTATCGCGGTACCACATCATGCGGCCACCTCCTCGTCTTCGGTCGAAGGCTCGGCCATCTCGTCGCCCAGATAGGCTTCGATGACCTCGGGGTTGCGCACCACGTTGCGCGGGGTGTCGTCGGCAATCTTGCGGCCCTGGTGCAGCACGATGACGCGCTCCACATGGCGCAGCAATGTGGTCACAGCGTGCTCGATCCAGATCACGGTCAGGTCCAGCTCGTCGCGCAGGCGGCGGATCAGGCGGGCCATCTCCTCGATCTCGGCCTCGGTCAGGCCGGCGGCCACTTCGTCGAGCAGCAAGAGCCTGGGCCGCGTGGCCAGCGCCATGCCGATCTCCAGCAGGCGCTGCTGCGAGGGCGTGATGGCGGCGGCCGGCAGCTCAGCCTGTGGGGCCAGGCCGATCAGCTGCAGGATGCTGATGGCGTCGCGCAACGCCCAGGGCACGCCCACCTCGTCGCCCCAGAAGACGTACTTGCGGCGGCGCTTGCCGGCGAACTTGAGACCGAACTCGATATTGGCGACCACCGGCATGTCCGGAAACACTCGCGGCGTCTGGAAGGTGCGCGCCACGCCGTTGGCGGCAAAACGATGCGGCCCGCGGCCGGTCAGATTGCGCCCGTTGCAGACGAGCCGGCCCGAGGTCGGGACCAGCACACCCGAGATGGCGTTGAAGAAGGTGGTCTTGCCGGCGCCGTTGGGGCCGATGATGCCCACCAGTTCGCCGGGTGCAAAGTTGGCGCTGACGGCATCCACGGCCACCAGGCCGCCGAAGCGCACGGTCACGTTGTGCGCCTCCAGCAAGGGTACAACTTGCTCAGACAAAATGGCTCTCCTTCTCGCGGCGCTTGAGGCGCTGCTTCTCACGTTCCTTCTCGCCCGACAGTTCGCGCTTGAGATCCTTGGCCCAGTCGCGGCTGTCGGTCCACCAGCCCTTGAAAGTGGCCCAGCGC is part of the Rhodoferax sp. BAB1 genome and harbors:
- a CDS encoding ABC transporter ATP-binding protein — encoded protein: MSEQVVPLLEAHNVTVRFGGLVAVDAVSANFAPGELVGIIGPNGAGKTTFFNAISGVLVPTSGRLVCNGRNLTGRGPHRFAANGVARTFQTPRVFPDMPVVANIEFGLKFAGKRRRKYVFWGDEVGVPWALRDAISILQLIGLAPQAELPAAAITPSQQRLLEIGMALATRPRLLLLDEVAAGLTEAEIEEMARLIRRLRDELDLTVIWIEHAVTTLLRHVERVIVLHQGRKIADDTPRNVVRNPEVIEAYLGDEMAEPSTEDEEVAA